The proteins below come from a single Chryseobacterium nepalense genomic window:
- a CDS encoding bleomycin resistance protein, whose protein sequence is MMTAVIPKLPMRNKEITRTFYAKLGFEVSENDFQGYLMLKKDGLEIHFFEFAALIPSENYGQIYIRCTEIDATYESFLKNNIEIHPAGHLKKKHWGQKEFSILDPDNNLITFGQPLQ, encoded by the coding sequence ATGATGACAGCAGTAATTCCAAAATTGCCGATGCGCAATAAAGAAATAACCAGAACATTCTACGCCAAATTGGGATTTGAAGTCTCTGAAAATGATTTCCAGGGATACCTGATGTTGAAGAAAGATGGTTTGGAAATCCATTTTTTTGAATTTGCAGCGCTGATACCATCTGAAAATTATGGGCAGATCTACATCCGATGTACAGAAATCGATGCGACTTATGAATCCTTTCTTAAAAATAATATTGAAATCCATCCTGCTGGCCATCTGAAAAAAAAGCACTGGGGGCAAAAAGAGTTTTCGATACTGGATCCTGATAACAATCTGATCACCTTTGGACAGCCATTGCAGTAG
- a CDS encoding Crp/Fnr family transcriptional regulator codes for MLKQLGNFSDAEMHFLDNQLYTRYLDKNEILDESGSISTSLFYIVKGSFYQYYRNEYVEEEIITDLHVEGEWAINLQSLVMQQPAKATLKAFEKSEVRELKLQDLHELIAVSQRFLQFNKLLNAPNLKMDFYNENMSPAEKYNHLLQTKPQLIQTFPLSMIASFLKIRPETLSRVRANITF; via the coding sequence ATGCTGAAACAACTCGGAAATTTCTCTGATGCTGAAATGCATTTTTTGGATAACCAACTCTATACGAGGTATTTGGATAAGAATGAAATATTAGATGAATCCGGGAGTATTTCAACATCATTGTTTTACATTGTCAAAGGTTCTTTTTATCAGTATTACAGGAATGAGTATGTTGAAGAAGAAATTATTACGGATCTGCACGTTGAAGGCGAATGGGCAATAAATCTTCAGAGTCTGGTGATGCAGCAACCGGCAAAAGCAACTTTAAAGGCTTTTGAAAAGTCCGAAGTTCGTGAACTTAAGCTTCAGGATCTCCATGAGCTTATTGCAGTTTCGCAGAGGTTTTTGCAATTTAACAAACTTCTCAATGCGCCCAATTTAAAAATGGATTTTTATAATGAAAATATGAGTCCTGCTGAGAAATATAATCATCTATTGCAAACAAAGCCACAACTGATACAAACGTTCCCTCTATCCATGATCGCTTCTTTTCTGAAAATAAGACCTGAAACGCTGAGCAGAGTGCGGGCTAATATTACTTTTTGA
- a CDS encoding winged helix-turn-helix transcriptional regulator — MYERKIPLTIDCGLHLTREILNGKWKPAILNAISMNIKRPSEIGRTLPDATRRVLSAQLKELEEHGIIEKKIYPQLPPKVEYSLSEIGWSLMPIIDAMNIWGDQNRDFLEKVIAKDPKITKMSKSPCELIRRETSDEK; from the coding sequence ATGTACGAAAGAAAGATTCCTCTTACCATTGACTGCGGGCTGCATCTTACCCGGGAAATACTCAACGGCAAATGGAAGCCTGCGATACTTAATGCAATTTCTATGAATATAAAACGTCCAAGTGAAATTGGAAGAACACTGCCTGACGCAACACGCCGGGTCCTGAGCGCACAGCTGAAAGAACTTGAAGAACACGGGATAATAGAAAAGAAAATCTATCCGCAGTTACCTCCTAAAGTAGAATATTCACTTAGCGAAATTGGCTGGTCTTTAATGCCCATCATTGATGCGATGAACATTTGGGGAGATCAGAACCGGGATTTTTTGGAGAAAGTTATTGCTAAAGATCCTAAAATTACGAAAATGTCAAAATCTCCCTGTGAACTCATTCGACGGGAAACCTCAGATGAAAAGTAA